A window of Rhipicephalus microplus isolate Deutch F79 chromosome X, USDA_Rmic, whole genome shotgun sequence genomic DNA:
GAGTCGTTTTAGAGCAATCCTACGTAGTTTCCATGGTACTTTTGAAATTCCCTTAGGCCTCATTTATTTTAATATGCACTGCTGACATCTTTATTTTTCAACCTTCTGTCTCTGGCTTTTAAAAATTCTTTtatctcattcttttttttatttttaataaattcgTTTTATATGTTTTTTGAATTGTCATATTGAACATTTCTTTGAATTTTCTTTTAACTGAAGTTCATTGTCTCTTGCAGGTATGTGCCAAGTTTTCCTACAtgacaaagcaaaacaaaatctTTGGCCTATTGGATATCACCGTATATAGCCTGGGAATCATCATCGCCAAAGGCGGGTGCGAATCATCATCGCCAAAGGCGGGTGCCAGCGCGTGGATCGGTCGTCCTCACGAGCCACTCGCCTCGGTGATTTGGAACCGGCTGGAGGCCTCGAAGGACATCGGTAGCCCTGTGAGTATACCCTAGCCATCGTGTACTCTCGTACTAACTTCCGCATAGCAGATGATTACCCAAGCGTGGCCAAGCCAGTGAGCTCGGCCGTCTAGGCACGGCCTAGTTCAATGACTAGGCGCGGCCAAGCCTAACCGATCGACCGGCCCGGCGAGGCCTAGTTAGTACGCCAACTGCTTGACTTAGCTGTTGAAAATACTTAGGCCATTGCCAGCGGCCAGAAGCTCTTCTGGGAAGCTCACAGAAGACTTGGCTTCAGAGCTCCTTCATTTTACTTCCATTGGGTGGTCGAGATGTTATCGGACACAGGGAAAAAAAGCCCCAAACACTATGCCTCCACTGTGCGATATTTATTTTTGACAGTTTTAACGGCGAGGGAGTTGATAAGTACAAAGTTGGGTGTATATTTTGAATGACCACAAGTTGATTTTATCAATTTATGTTCTTGAAGTTTGACATGATTGCTGTGGGTAGCGTTATTAAGCAGGCGTGATCGGCAGAGTGGGAATGCTGCCGCAGGATGCCGAAATCACAAATTAGTTTTGAATGGTAACATCGCAAAGGAGCTCCTACGCTTAACGGTTGTATGAGTGAGCACCCGCAAACTTTTTGTAGGTTGGGTGTTTTTCCCGTTTAGCGAAACGAAAATTTCGTGGATGAAGACTGGCGCATAAAAATTGCATAACACATGTAAAGTTATCATTGCCTTATTTCTTTGTATGCCGACACAAGCATATAACAGTGTGGGTCACCGAGTGTGAATTGTTTTTCATTAACTGCGCATTTCAGATTGCAAGAGGATGAGTTACCCGACGGCTCCAGGGCATGAGGTGCACGCCGACGCCGTAGGGCGGAGCTCTCCTTTAGGCAACGAGGGCTACCAGGCATCAGGCATGCAGCGGCAGATGCCACCATCAGTATATAGGGCCATCCAAAATGCCCTGCAGGCTGCTATCCTCGAtgcacagcagcaacagcagcagcggcaCACTATGGCAAATATGGGCTACTACCCAAACACGACGGCTGCCTCCTACCAGACGTCCGCGGCAcctcagcagcagcaacaacagcagcagcaacagcagcaggaacagcagcaggaaCCGCAGCAAAATTTCATCACCCAACAGCTTCAACAACAGCTACGACAGCAGCAACATTTCCAAGAACAGCAACGGCTACAGCAGGTACAACAGCAACTGCAGCAGCTTATACAGCAGCAAGTACAACAActtcagcagcagcaacaacagcaccAACAgctgcagcaacagcagcaggaacagcagcaggaaCCGCAGCAAAATCTCATCCAGCAACAGCTTCAGCAACAGCTACAACAGCAGCAACGTTTGCAAGAAGAGCAACGACTACAGCAGGTACAACCACTGCACCAGCAGGTACAACAGCAACTGCAGCAGCGAGTACAGCAGCAAGTACAACAGCTTCAGCAGCAGCAACCGCAAGAGCAGTACGCGCGCCAGGCCCAGATGTACCAGGACTACCCGACTCAGGCCTACGCCATGCCGTACACCAGCCAGGCGTCATACCAGCAGGCGCCGGACTTCCCGGCTTCCAGAAGCTACGGAGCAGCCCAGACGGGGTACCCGCTGAACGGACCGACGGGCTACTTGGCTAGCTGGCCAGGCGCGTCTACTAGTGCTGGTTAGTATATGCATTTAACAAATTTAACTGAGCATATTGCGGGAAACACCCACGTGCTATGCTGCACATTAACTGCAGCTGTACGTAGTAAACTAGAATAGTTCACAGTAGCGTTTCAATACCGGGCCACTCACCATGCTCTAAAGATACAAAAATACAAAACGATTGCAATAATCTCTCGTGatatttcttgtccttcttgcgcACTTTTCTAACGTTGACAGCGGTTCCCATGACGTTTATAGTGTACATGCTCTCGATTAGTCCATATACGTGAAGTATTATATGTGACTTCTCTCCTctctgctttgccatgcagctgCCTATGCGCTCTTTGTTGCGGCAGATGAATATCGTGTACGGTCAGCCAATCacacttcattttgtgtgtttacaAATGTGCAAGCGGTGCCTGTAgccgagaagcgcgaaatatATAGCTCTAGTGCTTAGTGCTGACATTCTTCACGTGCTCTCAAGAACTTAGCGGCTAGGAGGATGCATCGTGTGGAGAAAGGGTAGTGAAGAAGAGAAAACCACCCCCTCGTCTTTGAACGTAGGGtggtgagtggctctttaagagtttttttcaaaacaaatagCCGTGTTCGCGAGATTGAACCGTATGGTGCCGATGCGCTAAGATTACGTGAAAGCAAGATTGTTGCATACTAGAGAATGGTACGCTTTCGAACGGTTTTATTTACTTCTTTTTTAGGCTATGTGACGCCAGTATAAATGTGATTGCTTGAATTGCTGTGGATAAAATAATATAAATATTGTGTACACCGAAAACTACTGATTATTGCATCAGTTCGAGTCATCCAATGGTACCTGATATTTCTATCTGGCGTTAAGTTGAAGGAGTAAAAATCTTGCAGTTCTCCCGGACGAACGCTTAGTTAGCAGCAATATCGAGGTTTAGCACTGCACTAAAAATCCTCAGACGGGGCATGCGTCAATGATATGCAGGGATGGTATGTTGGCTATCGTTAGTGTACTTTACGTCACGAAGTTCCTCCTTCTCTGTTCTAGAAACTGCGTCTTTTAAAGCACATGTATGGTAagcagaaaaacagaaatatacaAAGTAATGATAATCTAATTTACACCACGCAGCTAGGTGGCGAAGAACCGCCATGGCGCTAATTTAATGGCAAGTGAGGTGTTTTTATATCTTCTTTTTCAAATTGCAATCAAAACACTAGATGTATATCGCGCTCGGCAATGCCCCTCGTTTCATCGACACTTTGGCTGAAGTGGCCGGCGATAAACGTGCGTTCTGATCTTTATATAattcattttcatctatttgtTTCAGCCCTTTAGTATTTACTTTTACCTAACTTTGGGCTGGTTACTACTGCTGCCAAACTTGACGTACTTTTGTCATATGGATGAAGTGTACAcggggtgccccgccgcggtggtctagtggctaaggtactcggctgctgacccgcaggtcgcgggtccaattcccggctgcggcggctgcatttccgatggaggcggaaatgttgtaggcccgtgtgctcagatttcggtgcatgttaatgaagcccaggtggtcgaaatttccggagtcgtccactacggcgtctctcataatcatgtggtggttttgggacgttaaaccccacaaatcaatcaatcgaagtgtACACGGAGCGATGGGTCATACTGAAAAGACATATGCCTCATTTGCAAACTCGTCTTTAAAGCCACTGACGCTCACGTTAAATGTAACCATTGTCGCTACTCTTATCACATAAATGCTGCGGTGTAACTGAGCGACATGATACGACAAGAAGTGCTGCTGGTGACTTTCGAAAGAATTATGTCTGTCCGATGTGTAAATCTGGCGTGTCCCACAGAGGTGCGGAGACTACTGTTGATGTTTCTCAAAAGTTCAATCTTCCTGTTGCTTATGCTCAACTTAGCCGGAAGCTAGACCTTTTAATGCCGCTAAAAGAGTTGTTTGATTACGTTGAACGGGCATtgcaaatgattgattgatttgtggggtttaatgtcccaaaaccaccatatgattatcagagacgccgtagtggagggctccagaaattttgaccacctgaggttctttaacgtgtacacaaatctgagtacacgcgcctacaacatatccgcctccatcggaaatccacagccgggatttgatcccgcgacctgcgggtcagcagccgagtaccttagccactagaccaccgtggcggggccattgCAAATGATGTCTGATCACTTCTATAACTCTTTGAACTCGTTCGAAAGCCAAGAAAAACAAATTGAGCGACTCCAAAAAAGAACTGACCAGTTGGAACGTGCGAGGCCAGACCAAGAACTCCACCAGTTAAACGCAGACTTGAACGACTTGGAAGTGCGTATtaggagcaaaaacctggagattCATGGTGGTATTTATTGAACACGAGACCATCTGCCAAAGATTGATGCGGTAGCTAGACTGATTCAGATTGCCGAGAGCGGTGACCATGACATTGAAGCGTCATCGGCTTCAAGCGAAGGCAAATAAGACACCTGCTATTATCGTGCGCTTTCAAAGCCAAAAAATGAGGAATAtgtggttacaaaaaaaaaaaaacgtaataaagAAACTAGGTTCTAAGGTGTTCACATCGGAAACTTTGACACGCCAGGCTAGATAATTTTGTGGATGGTGAAACAATTGACTCGCGAAAATGGTTTTCAGTAAGTATGGTATGCCAAAGGAAATATCCTCTTCCGAAAGGTGAATGGTCAATCTTCATATATGATGAATGATGTCAGTCAGCTGGCCAAGTTATCTGTGCGATAAATATTTGTGCGAATGTAACAATGTGGCTGTCTGCTCATGATGGCTAAACTTTCGGTGCGTGCTACCATGAGACGTTCGCAGTACTTTGCCTGGCGAGTCGCTTGCCTCATCCGTGAAGTGTATTCATTTTAATAACGAGGTAGATGAACTTGAAATTTTCTCTGATAGTTTTGATATGCCTTTTGACTTTATGATTTCAGAGTCTTGGCTCATTAGTGACTTCATTTAACCGTCATTTACAACATTTGCTATGAACCGTGATAAAGGCCGCGGCGGAGGTGTATGCATTCTCGATATTGAGAAAATTGAATGTGAATCTGTTTTGAAACCCATTTGCTTGTCATCTGCAGTCGAAGTTGTTTCCACAGTGATACATAATAAGTGTCTATTTTGTGTTTTATATACCCCCTAGTGGGGAGATATTGAATACATAGGGCAGTTTTTGAATACATTGAATCATACTTTTCTTTAATTTCTGCGCAACAATATGACGTTATAATGAGAGGAGACTTCAATGTAGACATGATGTCTAGATCTACGAGTGCCACTTATTTAAACGTAATAATAAGAAGCTTTGGATTTCGCATTGTTGTTGAACATCTAACTCGTATTACTGCTAACTCCGAAACATTAAATGATTTTCATTACTATCAATACTTCTGTTATACACTGAAAGGTAACGTGTTGCGAAATAAGCGATCACATGGGTATTTGTTTTTTCCTGAAATTCCACCTCGGTCTAAACGTTTGCATGCTCCAACAGTGCAGTGTAATATACCCAATGCTCTGAAAAAGATTTGTAGCGAAATATCAGCTACACTTTGGGATGACGTGTTCAATAATACTGACGCTGAGGAAGCTTATGCGAAATTTCTGGGCCAGGTCTGCGGTATTTATAATAGGCACTTTCCAATTACGAATAAACCAATATCGAAAACAAAACTTACACAGCCTTGGATAACACGAGAGCTGTATGATCGCATAAAACGTAAAAATAAATCTATCATTCCTGTATAGCCTCCAAAAGTATGGATTTGTTTGAAGAGTTGAATAGCTATAGAAAAAGGTAAATAATGATATACGGAATGCTAAAAGACCATTACGAAAATCAGTTCCAACTTTCAATTCGGCATCCAGATAAACTATGGGCAAAAATGCGGTCTCTCGACATAAACTTTGTTGAGGATAAACATTTTGATACAGTCATACAAAATGGCCATGTTTACACAGGCGAACAGTTGGCTGAAGCTTTCAGCCTGCATTTTTCTAAACAGAACTCTCCAGTATAATACTCTCATGGCACGCATAGTACCAGATGTTTGTCATCCATTTTTTAACCCGTTACGGAAAATGAGGTCAAAAGGACGTTCTCCGAGCTATCAAACAGTACGTCACGTGACACAAACAATACACAGATTCCACCTGTGAAGCACGTAATGGAGGTAATTTCTGCATCGCTGACACGCATTTTAATTATGTCAGGATACCGCGACATTTCCATCTTCGATGCAAACAGCAAAAGCTGTTGTACTTTACAAAAACGGCGACAAAAATTATTTTGGTGATTCTACACCAATCAGCATCGTTCCAGTATTCTGAAAATGTTTGGAAAATGTTATATACAAGCGAATAAATAGGTTTTGGTATGCTCACAACATACACAGAAAAAAACCGGTCGGCAGAAATGGCTGTTCTTCGTCAAAAAGAATATCTACTGGATACATTTGGGCAAAATAAATTCGTGCTAGGCATTTTTATAAAATACTCTAAAACAATTGACTGTATTGTGCACAGAATTTTTGCAATAAGTTAGATTTTTGTGACATAAGGCTTAAGGGGTCATGCTTTAGAGTTAATAAAGTCATGTATATAACACTAAAAACAGTATTTTCAAATTGGCAGTTTTTAATCAAGAGCACGCGCCATCAAAACCGCAGTACCTCAAGGTAGCATAGTGAAGCCTCTTCTTTTTAACATTTACACCAACAATATTACGCATATTGAGTGTGATTCTAAATTTATAATGTATGCAAATTTATAATTTGTACTTTTGCCAGT
This region includes:
- the LOC119186853 gene encoding uncharacterized protein LOC119186853 isoform X1, which produces MSYPTAPGHEVHADAVGRSSPLGNEGYQASGMQRQMPPSVYRAIQNALQAAILDAQQQQQQRHTMANMGYYPNTTAASYQTSAAPQQQQQQQQQQQQEQQQEPQQNFITQQLQQQLRQQQHFQEQQRLQQVQQQLQQLIQQQVQQLQQQQQQHQQLQQQQQEQQQEPQQNLIQQQLQQQLQQQQRLQEEQRLQQVQPLHQQVQQQLQQRVQQQVQQLQQQQPQEQYARQAQMYQDYPTQAYAMPYTSQASYQQAPDFPASRSYGAAQTGYPLNGPTGYLASWPGASTSAAFTDRQSKSPWAAYQQATGLWAPRRVSPQNADVGRQNYYYSNSYPRRSRYPPGFRFSRPNNPAGYQTQSYRQRYPPPGVYQVQPRYPQNR
- the LOC119186853 gene encoding uncharacterized protein LOC119186853 isoform X2; the protein is MSYPTAPGHEVHADAVGRSSPLGNEGYQASGMQRQMPPSVYRAIQNALQAAILDAQQQQQQRHTMANMGYYPNTTAASYQTSAAPQQQQQQQQQQQQEQQQEPQQNFITQQLQQQLRQQQHFQEQQRLQQVQQQLQQLIQQQVQQLQQQQQQHQQLQQQQQEQQQEPQQNLIQQQLQQQLQQQQRLQEEQRLQQVQPLHQQVQQQLQQRVQQQVQQLQQQQPQEQYARQAQMYQDYPTQAYAMPYTSQASYQQAPDFPASRSYGAAQTGYPLNGPTGYLASWPAFTDRQSKSPWAAYQQATGLWAPRRVSPQNADVGRQNYYYSNSYPRRSRYPPGFRFSRPNNPAGYQTQSYRQRYPPPGVYQVQPRYPQNR